The Acidobacteriota bacterium genome has a segment encoding these proteins:
- a CDS encoding proline--tRNA ligase has protein sequence MPERITPQSKDFAEWYNDVCRVAELADYSPVRGCMVIRPNGYELWENIQRALDERIKALGHRNAYFPLFIPESFLRKEKEHVEGFAPECAVVTHGGGKKLDEPLVVRPTSETVMYHMYAKWIKSYRDLPLLLNQWANVVRWEMRTRLFLRTTEFLWQEGHTAHATEADAEEETRKILDMYAEFAETELAIPVIKGLKSEKERFAGALRTYTLEALMKDGRALQMGTSHNLGQNFSKAFDVKYQTERGDWQYCWQASWGVSTRLIGAVIMAHGDDRGLMLPPRIASRQLVIVPIYKSDDDRGRVLEAARKLEAGLKAKGVRLVLDDRDTVTPGNKFYKWEVEGVPVRFEIGPRDLEKNQVTVAVRGKKSPLPLDRVESEIFEILERVQKEMLDGALSFREERTHRVDGYEDFKAKLEERGGFLFAPWCGKSACEDRIQEDTKATLRAIPLDESKEAGKCVACGGASERNVYFAKGY, from the coding sequence ATGCCCGAGCGAATCACGCCCCAGTCCAAGGATTTTGCCGAGTGGTACAACGACGTGTGCCGCGTCGCCGAGCTTGCGGACTACTCGCCCGTGCGCGGCTGCATGGTCATCCGCCCGAACGGCTACGAGCTCTGGGAAAACATACAACGCGCCCTCGACGAGCGGATCAAGGCCCTCGGGCACCGGAACGCCTACTTCCCGCTCTTCATCCCAGAAAGTTTTCTTCGCAAGGAAAAAGAGCACGTCGAGGGTTTTGCGCCCGAGTGCGCCGTCGTCACCCATGGGGGCGGCAAGAAGCTCGACGAGCCGCTCGTGGTCCGCCCCACGTCGGAGACGGTCATGTACCACATGTACGCCAAGTGGATTAAATCGTACCGCGATTTGCCGCTTCTTCTGAACCAGTGGGCGAACGTGGTGCGCTGGGAGATGCGCACGCGGCTCTTCCTGCGCACGACGGAGTTCCTGTGGCAGGAGGGCCACACGGCGCACGCCACCGAAGCCGATGCCGAAGAGGAGACGCGAAAGATTCTGGACATGTACGCCGAGTTCGCCGAAACGGAGCTTGCCATCCCCGTCATCAAGGGGCTCAAGAGCGAAAAGGAGAGATTCGCGGGCGCCCTCCGCACCTATACCCTGGAGGCGCTCATGAAGGACGGGCGCGCGCTCCAGATGGGCACGTCGCACAACCTGGGGCAGAATTTCTCGAAGGCTTTCGACGTGAAGTACCAGACGGAGCGCGGCGACTGGCAGTACTGCTGGCAGGCGTCATGGGGCGTCTCCACGCGGCTCATCGGCGCGGTCATCATGGCACATGGCGACGACCGGGGCCTGATGCTTCCGCCTCGAATCGCCTCGCGGCAGCTCGTCATCGTGCCCATCTACAAGTCGGACGATGACCGCGGCCGCGTCCTGGAGGCCGCCCGGAAGCTCGAAGCCGGCCTCAAGGCCAAGGGCGTTCGCCTGGTCCTCGATGACCGCGACACGGTGACCCCTGGAAACAAGTTCTACAAGTGGGAGGTGGAGGGCGTACCGGTGCGTTTTGAGATCGGCCCGCGCGACCTGGAGAAAAACCAGGTCACTGTGGCCGTCCGCGGGAAGAAGAGCCCTCTCCCGCTCGACCGCGTCGAGTCGGAGATTTTCGAAATCCTCGAGCGCGTGCAGAAGGAGATGCTCGACGGCGCCCTGAGCTTCCGCGAGGAGCGCACGCACCGCGTGGACGGCTACGAGGACTTCAAGGCCAAGCTCGAAGAGCGGGGGGGCTTTCTGTTCGCCCCATGGTGCGGCAAGAGCGCCTGCGAGGACAGGATTCAAGAGGACACCAAGGCCACGCTACGCGCGATTCCGCTTGACGAATCAAAGGAGGCGGGCAAATGCGTCGCCTGCGGCGGCGCGTCGGAGCGGAACGTGTATTTCGCAAAGGGATATTGA
- a CDS encoding sulfatase, with translation MRLTCSIILICSSLVGAAHGDTAGAADRPNVVLISIDTLRADHLSCYGYPAVTSPQIDQKLARRGVRFTHCFSQVPLTGPGHATMLTSLYPHEHGSIRNGVPVVDSVVTLAEILKEQGYATGAFLSGWTLRRRMTGLDRGFDVYDDAMTDRYRVVNTKRSAEETLPHATAWLKEKAAEGKPFFLFLHFFDPHAPYRAHPEFADPEPNPASHGRWGLEIPERRKVEHYNQEISYTDSYVGLFLDELESMKLTERTLIVLTSDHGESLGEHGYLGHGRKVYETNLAVPLLVRYDSHLPRGKVVPGTVALLDVAPTVLELLGLSSPRQFQGMSLKPWIEGEAPSDAGRTLYFQTYSGAIGHVPRILRWLFRREPSTLPRKVGMFSAPHKIIYTPATKQHEVYDLASDPWEQENLFQEFPRYQDTGHRLVQRIKSTAVVSPAATLSREDEEKLRSLGYTN, from the coding sequence ATGCGGCTTACCTGTTCCATCATCCTGATCTGCTCAAGCCTAGTGGGGGCGGCCCACGGAGACACGGCCGGGGCGGCTGACCGCCCCAACGTCGTCCTCATCTCCATCGACACGCTGCGGGCCGACCACCTCTCATGCTACGGCTATCCCGCCGTAACTTCGCCTCAAATCGACCAAAAGCTGGCAAGAAGGGGTGTCCGATTCACACACTGTTTCTCGCAGGTGCCTCTCACGGGACCCGGGCACGCCACGATGCTCACGTCGCTCTATCCGCACGAGCACGGCTCCATCCGAAACGGCGTGCCCGTCGTCGATTCGGTCGTTACACTGGCGGAGATCCTCAAGGAGCAAGGCTACGCGACGGGGGCTTTCTTGAGCGGCTGGACGCTCCGGCGGCGCATGACGGGCCTCGACCGCGGCTTCGACGTCTACGACGACGCGATGACCGACCGCTACCGGGTCGTCAATACGAAGCGCTCGGCCGAGGAAACGCTTCCCCATGCCACGGCGTGGCTCAAGGAGAAGGCCGCCGAGGGAAAACCGTTCTTTTTGTTCCTGCACTTTTTTGACCCCCATGCTCCATACCGCGCCCATCCCGAATTCGCCGATCCCGAGCCCAATCCCGCCTCCCACGGCCGCTGGGGCTTGGAAATCCCCGAGCGCCGCAAGGTCGAGCACTACAACCAGGAAATTTCCTACACCGATTCATACGTTGGACTGTTTTTGGATGAACTGGAATCGATGAAACTAACCGAGCGCACCCTGATCGTGCTGACCTCCGACCACGGCGAAAGCCTGGGGGAGCACGGCTATCTGGGGCACGGACGCAAGGTGTACGAGACCAATCTTGCCGTACCCCTGCTGGTGCGCTATGACTCGCATCTTCCGCGAGGGAAGGTGGTTCCAGGGACGGTGGCCTTGCTGGACGTGGCCCCGACGGTGCTGGAACTGTTGGGCCTTTCCTCGCCTCGACAATTTCAGGGAATGAGTTTGAAACCTTGGATTGAAGGTGAAGCGCCTTCCGACGCCGGGCGTACGTTATATTTCCAGACGTACTCCGGCGCGATAGGGCACGTGCCGCGCATACTGCGGTGGCTCTTTCGGCGCGAGCCTTCCACGCTGCCCCGCAAGGTGGGCATGTTCTCAGCTCCCCACAAGATCATCTACACGCCTGCAACCAAGCAGCATGAAGTGTACGATCTCGCAAGCGACCCATGGGAGCAGGAGAATCTTTTCCAAGAGTTTCCCCGCTACCAAGACACCGGCCACCGGCTGGTGCAGAGGATTAAGTCGACGGCGGTTGTAT